The genomic stretch GCTGCTTTGGTTGCTCTTGGAATATGGTGGGTACTTGGGTTGATCGGATATGGAATTCCATTTATGTTCGCACTTCTGTTTGGTGCGCTGATTTCTTCAACGGATCCTGTTGCTGTACTTGCACTATTTAAAGAATACGGCGCTCCACGACGCCTGGCACTTATCTTTGAAGGAGAATCTCTTTTTAATGACGGTACTTCATATGCATTGTTTTTGATTGTACTTGGAGTTGCACTTGAAGGATTTAATGGAAGCCTGTCAATCATTGAAGGAATACTAATGTTTGCAACTATGATTGCTGGTGGTTGCTTGATTGGACTCTTTACAGGGTGGCTCTTTGCAAAGTTGATTGGTTTTGCCCGGGCAAGTGATGCGGTAAGTATTACATTGACAATTGCACTGGCACACTTAACGTTTATCGGAAGTGAGCTCATTTCTTCGCACCTTCATCTCTTTGGTCAGGATATTAAGATTTCGTCCATCATTGCTACATCGGTTGCCTCAATTGTTATGGGTAATTACGGACGATACAAATTGTCACCAAAAATTACTGAATTTGTGGAGCAGTTTTGGGGTCAGTTTGCCTTTCTTGCTAACTCGCTTGTGTTTCTCCTGCTTGGACTTTTGTTTGTTCAAATTGAAATTTCATTGTGGGTATTTATTCTTCCAATTCTTGCTGCGATCGCGGTGGTGATGATTGCACGTTCACTTTCAATATATCCAATTGTCGCGCTTCTTAATGTTATTAAAATTGAAGAGAACATTCCTCGTCCGTGGCAACATTTACTCGCGTGGGGAAGTCTTCGGGGTGCACTCGCGATTACAATGGTGTTGCTCATTCCAGACTCTCTGTATTTTGAAGGATGGCAGTATGCCTTTACTCCAAAAGATTTTCTCTTAGCCCTCACTATTGGCTGTATTTTCTTCACTTTGTTTGTAAAGGCACTAACTATTGGCCCACTCATAAGGCGCCTCAAGATTGACCGTTTTTCGGCCCTAGAAGAGCTTGAGAAGGCAGAAACACTCGTACTTATTTACACGACTGTTTTAAAGCGTATAAAGGGATTGAATGAAAAAGGGTACATTGATGCCGATACATATACTGAGTTAGATACAAAATATACTTTACTCCTCACCGACTCTCTTTCTGAATGTGGAACATTACATAAACACACTGACCCAAGATTATTTGCACGAATTTTACGCCTCTACGCAATTGGAATTGAAAAGT from Candidatus Paceibacterota bacterium encodes the following:
- a CDS encoding sodium:proton antiporter — protein: MEISIESVLALFSFLTVSSGVYLLSRKIKIPYSVLLVIAGLLLVPLSQIGAFSFIREFSLTPELLFYIILPILIFESGYGMNARKIFENITSISLLSIVGFLVSAALVALGIWWVLGLIGYGIPFMFALLFGALISSTDPVAVLALFKEYGAPRRLALIFEGESLFNDGTSYALFLIVLGVALEGFNGSLSIIEGILMFATMIAGGCLIGLFTGWLFAKLIGFARASDAVSITLTIALAHLTFIGSELISSHLHLFGQDIKISSIIATSVASIVMGNYGRYKLSPKITEFVEQFWGQFAFLANSLVFLLLGLLFVQIEISLWVFILPILAAIAVVMIARSLSIYPIVALLNVIKIEENIPRPWQHLLAWGSLRGALAITMVLLIPDSLYFEGWQYAFTPKDFLLALTIGCIFFTLFVKALTIGPLIRRLKIDRFSALEELEKAETLVLIYTTVLKRIKGLNEKGYIDADTYTELDTKYTLLLTDSLSECGTLHKHTDPRLFARILRLYAIGIEKYFLRQLYSYGEISERAMRRVSIKLELQREQAERGSEEQAIRLADLPMGLQVFHRIQEKLVPGVEIGERYMYYRAQAIIARKVVKELMTLLESEHKEIFNAEAINKTIALYKEFREGSLAKMNEVLEANPELVKKINKDLALRSVLTVESVMLHKFADEEFITPKVNVSLRDMFEQIS